TTCGAAATAATATGAATATTTATAGCAATTAAAAAATTATTTCCATAATGAAAATATTACCGCAGGATGGGAAATGGAGTCTTTGACTGTTATGTAGCGCATTATAACGGCAGAATACGCTTATCGAAGCTTATTTAAATCCCGGTACAGGGGCCGGAAATTGTTGCTTGCAGAAATAAAAACCGCTGTCATGGTTGTCAGAGATATGGAAAAAGGAAGAGCCGAGTTATATACTCAGGGGGCCTGCTCAAAATGCCCCCGAAAATGCAATACCGACCGGAAGAACGGGAAATATGGATATTGCAACAGCAGTGACAGACTGAGTTTAGCCGCCATATGTCTGCACCGAGGCGAGGAACCGGTCCTCTCAGGTGACACGGGCATGTGCAATATATTTTTCACCCACTGCAATCTTCAATGTATTTACTGCCAGAACTTTCAGATCAGCCGTAACGATACGGAAGAGAAACAAATTCTATTGGAAGAGGCACTCGATGCCATCGAAGGCTTTCTTGATGCGGGGATTACCTGCGTCGGTTTTGTCGCGCCTTCACATGATATACCACAAATGAAGTCAATCATTGATGGGTTGAGATGTCGTGCAAGGCATCCCGTCTATGTCATGAATACCTCAGCTTATGACCTGAAGGAGACGATTGAATCCCTGGAAGGATTCATCGATGTGTATCTTCCCGATTTTAAATACATGGATGAGCGCCTGGCCCGCGATTATTCCGGCGCAATGGACTATCCTTCCGTGGCCCTGCGGGCCCTGCGTGAGATGTACCGCCAGAAGGGATCGAACCTGCGCATCAATGGTAAGGGCATGGTTGAATCTGGTTTCATCATCCGTCATCTCATCCTGCCGGGCCATGTGGAGAACAGCGTTGCCTGTCTGCGCGCCATCGCCGAGGAATTGTCTCCATCGGTCCATGTGTCCCTCATGTCTCAATATCATCCCGTTAAACCCGTGCACCATCATTCCATGCTGGGAAGGACTATTACCCGCGAGGAATACGATATGGTCGTGGAGGAGTTTTACCGGCTGGGCTTTCACCGGGGCTGGGTCCAGGAATTTGAGAGCCACGATGAATATCTTCCCGATTTTGACAAAGACCATCCCTTTTGAACAGGGTACCGGAGAAATTACTCTTCGTCTATTTCCCTGAAAGTATGGGAAAATATCGTCATGCGGGAAAAATAGTATTGAAAGAATATGAAAGTTTCGTGTAATAATGTGATCATTGGCAGGTAATTATATCCATGCAAATGACAACTCTGTTCTCACAGATTTTTTCCATTCCCCCAAAGTTTATGCTTTTTAAGACCGTAAAAGCAGTGGTGGGGGACTGACCCAGGAATTAGATTAAAAGAAAAACAGGTCTCGGGAGGGAATCATGGGTAAAGATCGGATAACACGAAGAGGTTTTTTAAAAATCAGTGCAGTAACAGCGACTGCGGCAGCAGCTGCAGGTGCCGGGATCTGGGCGTGCGGCAGTACAGTGGGTGATTCAGAGCATGGCGCGGGATTTGATGCAGTCCAATTTACCGGCGGTGAGAGGGTTATACCGGAGAAGGTCATCGGGAAATTGCCCGATTACGCCGGCAAGCAGCCGAATATCATTACCATACTCTGCGACGATCTGGGCTGGGGTGATATCGGCTGTAACGGAAGTAGGGCCATCACGACGCCGAATGTTGATGCTCTCGCACGCCAGGGAGTTCGTTTTACGAATTTTTATTCCTCGTGCTCCGTATGTACTCCTTCGCGATACGGTCTGTTGACCGGACGGTATCCGGTTCGCTCCGGTCTCACTTTTGTGCTTCCCGCCTCGAACGAATCGGCAATGCGTTTCATGATACGGAGGCTTGGTAGATGGTTCGGCAGCCTGGGCGCTGTGGACGTGCAGGATGACTGCTGGTCCGATGGTCTGCCCGATGATGAGTTAACCCTGGCAGGAGCGTTAAAGGTAGCGGGCTACCGAACCGGCATGGTGGGGAAATGGCACCTGGGCGATTTCAGCGCAAATTCGCGATACAACCCCCGCCGGCACGGCTTTGACAGCTTCTTCGGCGTGCCGCACAGCAACGACATGTGGCCCTGTGCCCTGTACCGCGATGAGAAAATGCTGGAACCGGACATCAAGCGTGATCAGGCCAGGCTCACGGGCATGTATACAAAAGAAGCGATGGACTTTATCGATAAGTCGAAGGATGGTTCCTTTTTCCTCTATCTGGCCCACACCTTTCCGCACCAGCCCCTGTATGCGTCGGAAAAGTTTAAGGATAAATCAAAAGTGGGAATATTCGGCGATGCCGTCGAGGAGATCGACTGGAGTGTGGGCGAGATCATGAAGTGCCTGGAGCGGAACGGCATTGCGGACAACACCATTGTCATATTTACCAGCGATAATGGTCCCTGGTATAACGGGAGCCCCGGCGGTTTCCGTGGACGGAAAGGGCAGAGCTATGAAGGAGGGTACCGTGTGCCCTTCATTGTGAAGTGGCCCGGCCGGTCCCGGGCCGGAACGGTCTGTTCTGAACCGGCCATGAATATCGATTTATTCCCGACCCTGATGGCGGCGGCCGGGCTTGCCGCTCCTTCGGACCGGATCATCGATGGGGAAAATATCGAGGGACTTATGACGGGCAGGAAGGCAAAGTCGCCGCATGATACCCTGTACTTCTATCACTACGAGGAGCTGGAAGGAATACGGCAGGGTGATTGGAAGTATTTCCGCAGCATCAACCACTACACATGGCCGCAGCCCGTTGACAAGAAATCCACCTTCATGGGGAAGGTCGCCAAGGGTAATTTCGGCGACTGGCCGAACCTGTATCGGCTCGACGTTGACGAAGGGGAATGCTATAATCAGGCCGAGCGCTATCCTGAAGTGTGTCGGCAAATGGAAATGGTAATTGAAAAATGGGAGCAGGGGATAGCGAAGAACCCGCGTGGATGGCTGAAGAAATAGTCTGAAATATTACAGTGCTGGTAAAAATGTATAGGTCCTGTCTATGCTACGGCAGGTATTAATAAATGGGTGCTGTAGCAGTTTTAATATATGTATGTATATCTGGCACGCGACTATTCCGGTGAATGAAAATTTAAAAAAGCCTTGCAATCCCGGCATGTTCTGTAAATAAAGAATCGTCATGGTTTCCTGAAACAGGATCAGAGAAGAGATGTTCAGATTCAGTGGGTCGGGTTTTCGTGATGGCTGTTCCTGAATATTACTATCTCAAAGGAGAATTGTTTTGGAAATTTTTCGAGGAAATAATTGTTAAGCATGAAAAATCTCTTTTCCCAAATATATACAACATCTTCAGTAAAACTTTTAAAACTTATAGACAAAGCCAAGA
The Spirochaetae bacterium HGW-Spirochaetae-1 DNA segment above includes these coding regions:
- a CDS encoding radical SAM protein codes for the protein MEKGRAELYTQGACSKCPRKCNTDRKNGKYGYCNSSDRLSLAAICLHRGEEPVLSGDTGMCNIFFTHCNLQCIYCQNFQISRNDTEEKQILLEEALDAIEGFLDAGITCVGFVAPSHDIPQMKSIIDGLRCRARHPVYVMNTSAYDLKETIESLEGFIDVYLPDFKYMDERLARDYSGAMDYPSVALRALREMYRQKGSNLRINGKGMVESGFIIRHLILPGHVENSVACLRAIAEELSPSVHVSLMSQYHPVKPVHHHSMLGRTITREEYDMVVEEFYRLGFHRGWVQEFESHDEYLPDFDKDHPF
- a CDS encoding arylsulfatase, with protein sequence MGKDRITRRGFLKISAVTATAAAAAGAGIWACGSTVGDSEHGAGFDAVQFTGGERVIPEKVIGKLPDYAGKQPNIITILCDDLGWGDIGCNGSRAITTPNVDALARQGVRFTNFYSSCSVCTPSRYGLLTGRYPVRSGLTFVLPASNESAMRFMIRRLGRWFGSLGAVDVQDDCWSDGLPDDELTLAGALKVAGYRTGMVGKWHLGDFSANSRYNPRRHGFDSFFGVPHSNDMWPCALYRDEKMLEPDIKRDQARLTGMYTKEAMDFIDKSKDGSFFLYLAHTFPHQPLYASEKFKDKSKVGIFGDAVEEIDWSVGEIMKCLERNGIADNTIVIFTSDNGPWYNGSPGGFRGRKGQSYEGGYRVPFIVKWPGRSRAGTVCSEPAMNIDLFPTLMAAAGLAAPSDRIIDGENIEGLMTGRKAKSPHDTLYFYHYEELEGIRQGDWKYFRSINHYTWPQPVDKKSTFMGKVAKGNFGDWPNLYRLDVDEGECYNQAERYPEVCRQMEMVIEKWEQGIAKNPRGWLKK